One window of Papaver somniferum cultivar HN1 chromosome 9, ASM357369v1, whole genome shotgun sequence genomic DNA carries:
- the LOC113311717 gene encoding uncharacterized protein LOC113311717 has translation MEHNSTSGVSNKSEKFINVVLNHGEHSPVFRVNTKITVEELKHLACKHWRSLSPGSIFFSYMDNGQVVFVTGDIQLQSLIGFMILIDNEDVYLHVDMIRNNTSRSKFGCSSSSGSKSGCSSSSGSRSCVTKSPKMVRVLDHDADKGKPLIIDEWVYVFDKIGREFMGGVKAVRIDVDKYKMDTGFKIVILKNHKTRFTAKCEEDGCGWRIHFGPVNGDISRFVLKDSNVHRLKSPAVTTKLVKHLIADYIQGDPSLKPNQIMSLFKKTYGSNIKYHHALRGKEAVFEEQYGDDEKSYSDLTWYVKAIEETNPDSYVKFEVEDGTSRFQRIFICFGACKHSYRYLMPMIYLDATFLTGRYMGTLMAATCVNGNNGFYPFDFAIVSSENKVNWFWFLENLQQVVDGRQIVFLSDRHEGLLQGIPKYFPNSYHSYCFYHIKYSAHSSTLAESFNNWVLPFKKLSAFALLDAIRLKVMNMMSERRIKGLENFNTRLTPEYEALLKENIDIGRTWNVVQSIKRLYEVRSPRTHSVDLLQKTCTCHRWRVNDFPCAHACAAIQATREDIYSFVDPYFTTEWYNRTCQEIILPIPNYDKPKSYDPSDRIIVPIHVPPPGRRRTQRMKSAWEKEKMPMMCTRCFTLGRHNRATCPMI, from the exons ATGGAGCATAATTCAACctcag GGGTATCAAACAAGTCTGAGAAGTTTATTAATgttgttttgaatcatggtgagcaTTCTCCTGTTTTTCGTGTTAATACTAAAATAACCGTAGAAGAATTGAAGCATTTAGCATGTAAGCACTGGAGGTCTCTGTCTCCTGGGAGTATATTTTTCAGCTATATGGACAATGGTCAAGTAGTTTTTGTGACAGGTGATATACAACTGCAAAGCTTAATTGGTTTCAtgattcttattgataatgaagatgtCTATTTGCATGTGGATATGATTCGGAATAATACTTCTCGTTCTAAGTTTGGTTGTAGCAGTAGTTCTGGTTCTAAGTCTGGTTGTAGCAGTAGTTCTGGTTCTCGTTCTTGTGTAACTAAAAGTCCTAAGATGGTAAGAGTGTTAGATCATGATGCAGACAAGGGGAAGCCTCTGATTATTGATGAATGGGTTTATGTTTTTGATAAGATTGGTAGAGAATTTATGGGTGGTGTTAAAGCTGTTAGGATTGATGTTGATAAGTACAAGATGGATACTGGTTTCAAGATTGTTATTCTTAAAAATCACAAGACTCGTTTTACTGCAAAGTGCGAAGAAGATGGTtgtggttggaggattcactttgggcCTGTCAATGGTGATATTTCTCGGTTCGTGCTGAAAGATTCTAATGTTCACAG gttgaagagtcctgCAGTGACAACCAAGTTAGTCAAGCATTTGATTGCTGACTATATACAGGGTGATCCTAGCTTAAAACCCAATCAGATCATGTCACtttttaagaaaacttatgggtccaatattaagtatcaccatgcTCTTAGAGGGAAAGAAGCCGTATTTGAAGAACAGTATGGCGATGACGAGAAGTCGTATAGCGATTTAACTTGGTATGTCAaagcaattgaagaaactaatCCCGATAGCTATGTGAAGTTTGAAGTTGAGGATGGAACCAGTAGATTTCAGAGGATATTCATTTGTTTCGGTGCTTGCAAGCATAGCTACAGGTATCTCATGCCCATGATTTATTTGGatgctactttccttactggtagataCATGGGTACTTTGATGGCTGCAACATGTGTTAATGGAAACAATGGTTTTTACCCATTTGATTTTGCTATTGTTTCTTCTGAAAACAAAGTTAACTGGTTTTGGTTTCTGGAGAATCTTCAACAAGTTGTTGATGGTCGTCAGATTGTTTTTCTTAGTGATCGTCACGAAGGACTTTTGCAGggcattccaaaatattttcctaattcaTATCACAGCTATTGCTTTTACCACATCAA ATATAGTGCTCACTCTTCAACTCTTGCCGAGTCCTTCAACAACTGGGTTCTTCCTTTCAAAAAGTTGTCTGCTTTTGCTCTTCTCGATGCGATACg tttgaaggttatgaATATGATGTCTGAGAGAAGGATAAAAGGTCTTGAAAATTTTAACACTAGGCTCACTCCTGAATATGAGGCTTTACTAAAGGAAAACATCGACATTGGTCGTACTTGGAATGTTGTTCAGTCCATAAAAAGATTGTATGAAGTCAGGTCTCCTCGGACTCATTCTGTAGATCTATTGCAGAAAACTTGTACATGTCACAGGTGGCGAGTTAATGATTTTCCTTGTGCCCATGCTTGTGCTGCCATTCAAGCTACGAGAGAAGACATCTATTCATTTGTTGATCCATACTTCACCACTGAATGGTACAACAGGACATGCCAGGAGATCATCTTGCCAATCCCAAATTATGACAAGCCGAAgtcttatgatcctagtgataggatTATTGTTCCTATTCATGTTCCTCCTCCTGGTAGACGAAGAACACAACGTATGAAGAGTGCTTGGGAGAAGGAAAAGATGCCTATGATGTGCACAAGGTGCTTCACCCTTGGTCGCCACAACAGAGCTACCTGCCCCATGATTTGA
- the LOC113311718 gene encoding glutamic acid-rich protein-like — translation MLKGKKVASKTNTPTVEDSTSSEEDNPSVAIEEIQKSASPTTRSKSALKDSTPISSPTPSVPAEEIRKSTGPKARSKRSLEDSTSDSVPETSNTSPCTDTNKPYRSGFNAINEFANKYLEKDGDVRKKDHNKVWFTEFQLEKQKESPFWPILDVFVHKKAENKEEENSEKKKEKKRDLWFKSPESILKIVNQFRHDNSGNNVFVFNTAEEKKFVEVESMPEDLFLIFELKMVASEPVERECTKTRAEQRYGSLINRLKLKDQSKLGKLDVENEVLRIMKLNPKLDMEIERNAKDLYWFAEHNNNMTPRNEQGFPRFLRWVISDISNTIEKYIGEAMKKQKDEALEELSDLQVKHQKLVSFIEEKNKKIYAANLKNVQIDKDEEEEGEKGEKSGKGDVDDSDDDDDSDDNDEEEGDAGNRSGKDGDVDDSDKEQEEEGDEDEDE, via the exons atgttgaaaggaaaaaaagtAGCTTCAAAGACAAACACACCAACAgtggaagattcaacatcaaGTGAAGAAGATAATCCATCTGTTGCGAtagaagaaattcaaaaatcaGCATCACCAACGACGAGATCAAAGTCAGCATTAAAAGATTCAACCCCAATTTCATCCCCAACTCCATCAGTTCCAGCAGAAGAAATTAGGAAATCAACAGGACCAAAAGCGAGATCGAAGAGATCattagaagattcaacatcaGATTCAGTACCAGAAACTTCAAATACATCACCa TGTACTG ATACAAACAAACCTTATAGATCAGGTTTTAATGCAATCAACGAGTTTGCGAACAAGTACCTTGAGAAGGATGGAGACGTAAGGAAAAAGGATCATAACAAAGTCTGGTTCACTGAATTTCAGTTAGAGAAGCAAAAGGAGAGCCCTTTTTGGCCTATATTAGATGTCTTTGTTCACAAGAAAGCTGAAAATAAAGAGGAGGAAAActcagaaaagaaaaaggagaagaagagagaTCTGTGGTTCAAGAGTCCAGAATCAATCTTGAAGATTGTGAACCAGTTCCGCCATGATAATTCAGGGAATAATGTCTTCGTTTTCAATACTGCCGAGGAGAAAAAGTTTGTGGAAGTAGAAAGTATGCCAGAAGATTTGTTCTTAATTTTTGAATTAAAAATGGTGGCATCAGAACCTGTGGAAAGAGAATGTACCAAAACTAGAGCTGAGCAGAGATACGGTTCACTAATAAACCGATTAAAACTGAAGGATCAATCTAAGTTGGGGAAACTAGATGTGGAGAATGAAGTATTGCGTATAATGAAGTTAAATCCAAAGCTGGATATGGAGATTGAGAGAAATGCTAAGGACTTG TATTGGTTTGCTGAACACAACAACAACATGACGCCAAGAAATGAACAAGGATTCCCAAGGTTTCTAAGGTGGGTGATAAGTGACATCAGCAATACAATAGAGAAATACATTGGTGAAGCTATGAAAAAG CAAAAAGATGAAGCATTGGAAGAGCTTTCTGACTTGCAGGTTAAACATCAAAAGCTTgttagcttcattgaagaaaaaaacaagaaaatttaTGCAGCTAATCTGAAGAATGTGCAAATTGATAAGGAT GAGGAGGAGGAAGGTGAGAAAGGTGAGAAAAGTGGCAAAGGTGATGTGGatgacagtgatgatgatgatgatagtgaTGATAATGATGAGGAGGAAGGTGACGCAGGTAATAGAAGTGGCAAAGATGGTGATGTGGATGACAGTGATAAGGAGCAGGAGGAGGAGggtgatgaggatgaggatgagtAG
- the LOC113309625 gene encoding putative respiratory burst oxidase homolog protein H: MEELDPDHSGYVETYTLESLLKQIVKYEDEEALADEAHYCARVRMLNESRTPVIIRKYLKQKFESVHENWRRIRIATMRLTIISKRVDVIKAVIHSGSVLALYMRKPVGFKYKSGMHIFLKCPDVSPVEWHPFFLTSVPGDDYVSVHVRTLGDWTTYLRNLFQQVTA, from the exons ATGGAAGAACTTGACCCTGATCACTCAGGGTACGTAGAG ACTTATACACTAGAAAGTTTGCTGAAGCAGATCGTTAAATATGAAGACGAGGAAGCACTCGCGGACGAAGCCCATTACTGTGCAAGGGTGAGGATGTTAAATGAATCTAGAACCCCAGTTATTATTAGAAAGTATCTAAAACAGAAATTTGAATCTGTTCATGAGAACTGGAGAAGAATCAGGATTGCCACGATGAGGTTGACTATTATCAGCAAGCGTGTGGACGTTATCAAG GCTGTTATACATTCAGGTAGTGTTCTAGCATTGTATATGAGGAAACCAGTAGGATTCAAATACAAGAGTGGCATGCACATTTTTCTCAAGTGTCCTGACGTATCTCCAGTTGAATG GCACCCGTTTTTTCTTACTTCTGTACCAGGGGATGATTACGTGAGTGTTCACGTTCGAACCCTAGGAGATTGGACAACATATCTTAGAAACTTATTTCAACAGGTTACAGCTTAA